The Gemmatimonadaceae bacterium genome window below encodes:
- a CDS encoding GspH/FimT family protein gives MRTTTRHRSAASAIAASRHSPRWAFTVIELMIVLAIIGIIAAFAYPKVNFTQFRVDAAARTVRVSLQHAERLAVTRQYDVVVSFDTANRRIRILEDNNNNATVDAGEHVIYAQLEDSVHFAVPPAGISGGAASSIDGSGIKTIGNMPTIIFHRDGAASSEADIYLTSKRASNDDFRCVRVIQSTGRTSWWRYLNGTWEQASL, from the coding sequence ATGCGCACGACCACGCGTCACCGTTCAGCTGCCAGCGCGATCGCGGCGTCGCGACATTCGCCGCGTTGGGCGTTCACCGTCATCGAGTTGATGATCGTGCTCGCGATCATCGGCATCATCGCGGCGTTCGCGTATCCCAAGGTGAACTTCACCCAGTTCCGCGTCGACGCTGCTGCGCGGACGGTACGTGTCTCGTTGCAGCATGCGGAGCGGTTAGCCGTCACGCGGCAGTACGATGTGGTCGTGAGCTTCGATACGGCCAACCGCCGCATCCGCATTCTCGAAGACAACAACAACAATGCGACGGTGGATGCGGGCGAGCACGTGATCTACGCGCAGCTCGAAGACTCTGTGCACTTCGCGGTGCCGCCGGCCGGTATTTCCGGCGGTGCGGCGTCATCGATCGATGGCAGCGGCATCAAGACCATCGGCAACATGCCGACGATCATTTTCCACCGCGACGGCGCGGCGAGCAGCGAAGCCGACATCTACCTCACCTCCAAGCGCGCCAGCAACGATGACTTCCGCTGCGTTCGAGTGATTCAATCGACCGGGCGGACGAGTTGGTGGCGCTATCTCAATGGCACGTGGGAGCAGGCGAGCCTATGA
- a CDS encoding prepilin-type N-terminal cleavage/methylation domain-containing protein: MTFSMRARQGLTLIETLIALAILTGAMLGMGTFVSRLSHSSGTGYEMSMAGDLAVAGLEQVKAYPVYGSLEAKFVATETGIAGYPGFTRQTFITHTSTTRADYKTVTVVVTASALSTPMKKTTVIAAF; encoded by the coding sequence ATGACCTTCTCGATGCGCGCCCGTCAGGGCCTAACGCTGATCGAAACGCTGATCGCGCTCGCGATTCTCACCGGCGCGATGCTCGGCATGGGGACGTTCGTCTCGCGGCTGTCCCATTCATCGGGAACAGGCTACGAAATGTCCATGGCCGGCGATCTCGCCGTCGCCGGACTCGAGCAGGTCAAAGCATATCCGGTGTACGGATCGCTCGAGGCGAAGTTCGTCGCGACCGAAACGGGCATCGCCGGATACCCGGGCTTCACACGGCAGACTTTCATCACGCACACGTCTACCACCCGTGCGGACTACAAGACCGTGACCGTCGTCGTGACGGCATCGGCGTTGTCGACGCCGATGAAGAAAACGACGGTCATTGCGGCCTTCTGA
- a CDS encoding prepilin-type N-terminal cleavage/methylation domain-containing protein, giving the protein MTTPLQRRPQRGVTLIEMLIALALFVAVFGLAVPFFKMQARSLGASAGRMDAQQNARFAQSTVDRDLRLAGTGVLSNQPMIVQADRFALTFNADIVAREANDLNAAYYDPDVDSMSTASMLTTQQITLPHSAVAYPQMNYLQSGVPGAAETISYWASLDSTVADSNQYVLFRRVNDGAPKVVASGIVWNSGDPPIFTYYKPDSTGNLIAIPTANLPLYHNAAAHGSASDTGKFAWVDSIRMVTIRVAGTYDDPQKGFVTRVVQTSTQLLNAGMLHSTVCGTTPIPPASFTAVYDTTTPAKVILTWNESLDQDAGEKDIERYLIYRRAVGDANWQNVVTSVAASSATYTYDDIDPPSGSWEYGVVAQDCSPSNSPIVSAGAVTVP; this is encoded by the coding sequence ATGACGACACCTTTACAACGTCGGCCGCAGCGAGGCGTCACGCTGATCGAAATGCTGATCGCGTTAGCGCTGTTCGTCGCGGTGTTCGGACTCGCCGTGCCGTTCTTCAAGATGCAAGCGCGGTCGCTCGGCGCGAGCGCCGGCCGAATGGATGCCCAGCAGAACGCGCGGTTCGCGCAGAGCACCGTTGATCGCGACCTGCGCCTCGCCGGCACCGGCGTATTGTCGAATCAGCCCATGATCGTGCAGGCGGATCGGTTCGCGCTCACGTTCAACGCGGACATCGTCGCGCGCGAGGCGAACGATCTCAACGCGGCGTACTATGATCCAGACGTCGACTCGATGTCGACCGCGAGCATGCTTACGACTCAGCAGATCACGCTGCCGCACAGCGCGGTGGCGTATCCGCAAATGAATTACTTGCAGAGTGGTGTGCCCGGCGCGGCGGAAACTATCTCGTATTGGGCCTCGCTCGACAGCACGGTGGCGGACAGCAACCAATACGTGCTCTTTCGCCGCGTGAATGATGGAGCGCCGAAGGTGGTTGCGAGCGGCATCGTGTGGAACAGCGGCGATCCGCCGATCTTCACCTATTACAAGCCGGACTCCACCGGAAATCTCATAGCAATTCCGACGGCGAACCTGCCCCTCTACCACAATGCGGCGGCGCACGGCTCGGCCTCCGATACGGGAAAGTTCGCGTGGGTCGACAGCATCCGCATGGTGACGATCCGCGTGGCCGGCACCTACGACGATCCGCAAAAGGGCTTCGTGACACGGGTCGTGCAGACATCGACCCAGCTGCTGAACGCTGGCATGCTGCACAGCACAGTGTGCGGCACCACGCCTATTCCGCCGGCGTCGTTCACCGCCGTCTATGACACGACGACGCCGGCAAAGGTGATTCTGACCTGGAACGAGTCGCTGGACCAGGACGCCGGCGAGAAGGACATCGAGCGCTACCTCATCTATCGTCGGGCAGTCGGCGATGCGAATTGGCAGAACGTCGTGACGAGCGTCGCGGCGTCGTCGGCGACGTACACCTACGACGACATCGATCCGCCGTCCGGAAGTTGGGAATATGGCGTCGTGGCGCAGGATTGTTCGCCGTCGAACTCGCCGATCGTTTCCGCCGGCGCCGTCACCGTTCCGTGA
- the gcvT gene encoding glycine cleavage system aminomethyltransferase GcvT, with protein sequence MAQTAVQQTLKRTPFYDVHVSLGAKMVPFAGYEMPVQYPTGITAEHRAVREHCGLFDVSHMGEFEVSGADAIAFATKVTSNDVAALAVGQVQYSTILNDRGTIEDDCLVYRFADRLMLVVNASNKDKDLEHIRRSLGQLQCTVSDVSDQTALLALQGPNAEKLLQPQVSVELASMAYYHFAVGEVAGAPAVISRTGYTGEDGFELYFSPKHAAHVWSALAAHGVTPAGLGCRDTLRLEMGMALYGNDIDDTTTPLEAGLGWVVKLGKGDFVGRDALVAQKECGVPRRLVGFTTAERSFPRHGYPVFVGGAASGTVCSGTMSPSLGIPIGTCYVPTASAKPGTALEIEIRGQRVAAEVVRTPFYTHGTHH encoded by the coding sequence ATGGCTCAGACCGCAGTTCAGCAGACGCTCAAGCGCACGCCGTTCTACGACGTCCACGTGTCGCTGGGTGCCAAGATGGTTCCGTTTGCCGGGTACGAGATGCCCGTACAGTATCCAACCGGGATCACTGCGGAGCACCGGGCAGTTCGTGAGCACTGCGGGTTGTTCGATGTGAGCCATATGGGCGAGTTCGAAGTGTCCGGCGCCGATGCCATCGCGTTCGCGACAAAGGTGACGTCGAATGACGTGGCGGCACTCGCGGTTGGTCAGGTGCAGTACTCGACGATTCTGAACGACCGGGGAACGATCGAGGACGATTGCCTGGTCTATCGGTTTGCCGATCGTCTGATGCTCGTGGTGAACGCGTCGAACAAGGACAAGGATCTGGAGCACATTCGGCGCTCGCTCGGGCAACTGCAATGCACGGTGTCGGATGTGAGCGATCAGACCGCACTCCTGGCGCTCCAGGGGCCTAACGCAGAGAAGCTGCTGCAGCCGCAGGTGTCGGTCGAGCTGGCGTCGATGGCGTATTACCACTTCGCGGTGGGCGAGGTTGCGGGCGCTCCGGCGGTCATCTCTCGGACCGGCTACACCGGCGAGGACGGATTCGAGCTTTACTTCTCGCCCAAGCACGCGGCACACGTGTGGAGCGCACTGGCGGCTCACGGCGTGACGCCGGCCGGTCTCGGATGCCGCGATACCCTGCGTCTCGAGATGGGAATGGCGCTCTACGGCAACGACATCGACGATACGACGACGCCGCTCGAAGCGGGGCTCGGCTGGGTGGTGAAGTTAGGCAAGGGCGATTTCGTCGGGCGGGACGCGCTGGTGGCGCAGAAGGAGTGCGGCGTGCCGCGCCGTCTCGTCGGGTTCACGACCGCCGAGCGGAGCTTCCCGCGGCACGGGTATCCGGTGTTCGTTGGTGGAGCGGCGTCGGGTACCGTGTGCAGCGGCACCATGAGTCCATCGTTGGGCATCCCGATCGGCACCTGCTACGTCCCGACCGCCTCGGCCAAGCCGGGCACTGCGCTCGAGATCGAGATCCGCGGGCAGCGCGTAGCGGCGGAGGTGGTCCGGACGCCGTTCTACACGCACGGCACTCATCACTAG
- a CDS encoding MogA/MoaB family molybdenum cofactor biosynthesis protein has product MRIAILTVSDAGSKGERADLSGDAIARWANDRGAAVAARAIVPDDTSRIVSILADWCDGDGADLVVTTGGTGLAPRDVTPEATRAVVEREAPGIAERIRVLSLERFPRAALSRGIAGTRARTLIVNLPGSPGGVRDGLAALDAIIDHAIDILRGNVTEHRAAGGEPAA; this is encoded by the coding sequence ATGCGGATCGCGATCCTCACGGTGTCGGACGCCGGATCGAAAGGCGAGCGCGCGGACCTGTCCGGCGACGCCATCGCCCGTTGGGCGAACGATCGCGGCGCCGCGGTCGCCGCGCGCGCAATCGTGCCGGACGACACGTCGCGCATCGTGTCGATCCTGGCGGACTGGTGCGATGGCGACGGAGCTGACCTGGTGGTGACGACGGGTGGGACGGGCCTCGCGCCGCGCGACGTCACTCCGGAGGCGACGCGCGCCGTCGTCGAGCGTGAGGCGCCGGGGATCGCGGAGCGGATCAGAGTCTTGTCGCTCGAGCGATTCCCGCGGGCGGCGCTGTCGCGAGGCATCGCGGGGACGCGCGCGCGGACGTTGATCGTGAATTTGCCCGGGTCGCCAGGTGGCGTGCGCGACGGCCTTGCGGCGCTCGACGCGATCATCGATCACGCGATAGACATTCTGCGTGGAAACGTGACGGAGCATCGGGCCGCGGGCGGAGAGCCGGCTGCATGA
- a CDS encoding sigma-54 dependent transcriptional regulator, producing MKVLLTLADVEPAVRLNALLEGAGYQTTLVSPMDDVPSAIRREKPDVIVLTGALTDVANIQLVKRQQWDGAAVVGLADLDDPTVHDRLRAIGYVEVYAKPIDLDEVFAGIRRILDRRRLSLDTGLIGESEAIREVMVKIEQMAPVSSTVLIEGESGTGKELVARAVHRLSPRRGKPFIAVNIGALPETLMDSELFGHEKGSFTGAAERRLGRFELANGGTLFLDEVGEAPLSTQVKLLRVLEQREVTRVGGTQPFRVDVRVLAATNRPLRDHVETGEFRADLYYRLNVLNIYLPPLRDRQEDIPLLVRQFVQEFSAQHERPFHGISAEAMQRLVEYSWPGNIRQLRNLVESMVVLSPGHEITAKDIPREIRDGAARFLPVPVGRLGNAPGRAEEAAMGGRELEFIIRSLVELKLQVEELKRRMGDERVASSALSTGVSRDVLVGEVVPSTPPVAAIEPKDQPAAPNVISIRPGMSMAEIERAAIESALRETRGNRRKAADMLGIGERTLYRKLKEYNLPEYP from the coding sequence ATGAAGGTTTTGCTCACGCTGGCCGACGTCGAGCCCGCGGTGCGGCTGAACGCGCTGCTCGAAGGCGCGGGCTATCAGACTACGCTGGTGTCGCCGATGGACGATGTGCCGAGCGCGATTCGTCGTGAGAAGCCCGACGTGATCGTCCTCACGGGCGCGCTCACCGACGTGGCCAACATCCAGTTGGTCAAACGACAGCAGTGGGATGGCGCGGCGGTGGTCGGACTGGCTGATCTCGATGATCCGACGGTGCACGATCGGCTGCGCGCGATCGGATACGTCGAGGTGTACGCGAAGCCCATCGATTTGGACGAGGTCTTTGCCGGTATCCGGCGCATCCTCGATCGAAGGCGGCTGTCGCTCGACACCGGCCTCATTGGCGAGAGTGAGGCGATCCGCGAGGTGATGGTCAAGATCGAGCAGATGGCTCCGGTGTCGAGCACCGTCTTGATCGAGGGCGAGAGTGGAACGGGGAAGGAACTGGTCGCGCGCGCGGTGCACCGGCTCAGTCCTCGTCGGGGGAAGCCGTTCATCGCGGTGAACATTGGCGCGCTGCCCGAAACGCTGATGGACAGCGAGCTGTTCGGGCACGAGAAGGGGTCGTTCACCGGCGCGGCGGAGCGAAGGTTAGGCCGGTTCGAGCTGGCGAACGGAGGTACGCTGTTCCTCGACGAGGTGGGCGAGGCTCCGTTGTCGACGCAGGTCAAGCTGCTGCGAGTGCTCGAGCAACGGGAAGTGACGCGCGTCGGGGGCACGCAGCCGTTTCGGGTTGATGTCCGGGTGTTGGCGGCGACGAACAGGCCGCTGCGCGACCACGTTGAGACGGGCGAGTTCCGGGCCGACCTCTACTACCGGCTGAACGTGCTGAACATCTACTTGCCGCCGCTTCGAGACCGGCAAGAAGACATCCCGTTGCTCGTGCGCCAGTTCGTCCAGGAATTCTCTGCCCAACACGAGCGGCCGTTCCACGGCATTTCGGCCGAGGCGATGCAGCGGTTAGTCGAGTATTCGTGGCCTGGGAACATCCGGCAGCTGCGGAATCTGGTCGAGAGCATGGTGGTGTTGTCGCCGGGGCACGAGATCACGGCGAAGGACATTCCGCGGGAGATCCGAGACGGTGCGGCGCGGTTTCTTCCCGTTCCCGTTGGGCGGTTGGGCAACGCGCCGGGGCGGGCAGAGGAGGCCGCGATGGGCGGCCGTGAGCTCGAATTCATCATCCGGAGTCTGGTCGAGTTGAAGCTGCAGGTGGAGGAGTTGAAGAGACGGATGGGTGACGAGCGGGTGGCATCTTCTGCGCTGTCGACCGGCGTTTCCCGCGACGTGCTGGTTGGAGAAGTCGTGCCGAGCACGCCGCCGGTGGCGGCGATCGAACCGAAGGATCAGCCGGCCGCGCCTAACGTGATCAGCATCCGGCCGGGCATGAGCATGGCGGAGATCGAGCGTGCGGCGATCGAGTCTGCGCTTCGGGAGACGCGGGGCAACCGAAGAAAAGCCGCAGACATGTTGGGCATCGGCGAGCGGACGCTGTACAGAAAGTTAAAGGAGTATAACCTGCCCGAGTATCCGTAG